The Rhineura floridana isolate rRhiFlo1 chromosome 15, rRhiFlo1.hap2, whole genome shotgun sequence genome window below encodes:
- the TMEM54 gene encoding transmembrane protein 54, producing the protein MCWLDALDSSSAQKLLMKTGLILIVIGHLNFITGALVHGTVLRHIANPQDAISWQYAVSNIVSVISAVLTISCGIAAIVLSRYVSQKLLRWAVFSFSISSALLSLLCSMGLVVAIVLTFANNGRALLALCTFGDVDLIQITHECPFDPTRVYSSALALWGLSFLLDSVEIIFSIRCFLITLTLLNLRLCHRRTRKKKVSLQFVMAESREVCEGHDLLRLDHLETARL; encoded by the exons ATGCCCTTGATTCCAGCAGTGCCCAGAAGCTCTTGATGAAAACAGGGCTCATCCTGATAGTCATTGGTCACCTGAACTTCATCACTGGAGCTCTGGTTCATGGGACAGTCCTGCGCCATATTGCAAACCCTCAGGATGCCATTTCATGGCAGTATGCCGTTTCCAACATTGTTTCGGTGATCTCTGCCGTCTTG ACTATCTCCTGTGGAATAGCAGCAATTGTGCTCTCCAGATATGTATCCCAGAAACTGCTG AGATGGGCGGTTTTCTCCTTCAGCATCAGCAGCGCTCTCCTCTCGCTGCTCTGCTCGATGGGGCTGGTGGTTGCCATTGTCCTCACGTTTGCCAACAACGGGCGTGCTCTCCTGGCTCTGTGCACCTTTGGTGACGTGGACCTCATCCAGATCACACACGAGTGCCCCTTCGACCCTACCCGGGTCTAT AGCTCTGCACTGGCCCTATGGGGTCTCTCCTTCCTCCTGGATTCCGTGGAGATCATCTTCAGCATTCGGTGCTTTCTGATCACTCTCACACTCCTGAATCTGAGGCTGTGTCACAGGCGGACGCGCAAGAAAAAG GTCTCACTGCAGTTCGTCATGGCCGAGAGCAGAGAAGTCTGTGAGGGCCATGATCTCCTGAGGTTGGACCACTTGGAGACGGCACGGCTCTAG